The DNA segment ATCCAGAATCGGGCAATGTTGATCAGCAGACCGATCAGTGCAACGGCGAAGAACTTCAGCTGCAGCTTGAACGACAGGATCTTGAGCAGCAGTTCGATTTTGGCCTTCAGTGCCGCGCCCAGAATGAACAGCTTCATGaacgtcttcttcttcttgcccttACGCTTGCCTAATGATTGTGTGTATTAATGTGGGAATTGGGGGAAATAATAGCACCAGTTTGTGTTGCGCCATTCGGAGTGAATGTGAACAGAAACGGGTTCGATATTCGGTTGTAAGGgatgaaaggaaggaaggtaAAAAGTAGAAACAATggttaataaaattattttgcgCTTGCCAAACCAGGGTGTATGTTTTGCGTTAGTACGGAACTACGGATATCTACTGCGGATACGGTTAGCAAAACGAAAGCAACAAATTGCTACTACTAAGCACACGCTTCACAATCATGCgttagcttgttttttttttagctacattcacactcacacgcaaaagcacacactggatacatgcacacaaacacacatgaaagCAATTGAGCTAGATTTTTTTCTAGGGGGATGGTTTTGGGTAATTTCTATCTGTTAGACAATTATGAGGTTTCTACTACAACATGTTAATAATGGATTAAGTTTAAATAGCTACAAAAAAGCGTTTCAAAGCATCTTTCTTGTTGTAttggatgatgttgatgaggatgatgatttCAATGCGGTTGTTTTAGATTTGTTTTAGTTTCGTTccgtttgaatgtttttttttcgtgtgaatTGTAATATATCACAATAATTTTGTGGAATTGATTATCTTGTTTAATAGGTTGAATGCAAAGTTAAGTAAAACTagaaaacattaaattcaACACAATAGAGAACTGCTGATATCGAAAAAAATAACTGAAATAATAATAGTTTCATGAAAACGTTTTTGATAATCGTAATCTAATTGATAATATctcatttaaatgaaaaaaaaaacacaaaaagagaatgaaaaataaaaaaaacttcttgataaatacaaacacattacaaaaaagtaaaaaacctaaaacaaaaacacacacaaaaaaactcatacgCAAAGATTGCTGTACaaggagaaacaaaaacaaaacaaaaaataggagAAAAGCAAACGGAACAACAGAtggcgaaacaaaacaaaacaaacaaacaaaacaaatcaagcaTGAAACTACGAAATGGCACAAAAACGATGGTAACGTGATGGGAACACGGGTTGCCGATGCATGCAGGCGATAATGGCGAGAGCTTTGCAAAGCTGCTGCATCTCGCCCTGACAGGTATGATCAATCGAATGATAAAGCGGATAATGAGTATATGATGAACTGCTTGCAGCGTGCTGCGGTGTAATAATGTGTGACGGATGAAGTGGTGGTAGGTGTAAACATGCTGATGagctgtgtgtatgtctggGTAAATGTATATGATTGTATGATagagtttttgttgttgttgttgctgcataAGCGATAAATGTACGTGCAAGCGTGCAGTTGGCcgaaacataaaacactctTTTGTCATGCCAAATTAGTGGATGATGATCCCTGTTACTAGCCACGTTCCGAAACCAttcatgcacatgcacatgccgTCCCAGAAGGTGACCAATGGATTTTGctggtattttttttgttttgctttgggttgaaataatttttggTAGATTTATGCGACAGTGAGATCGTAAACAAAAAGTTTTGGAAAAATGGTGTAGTTGGTGGCTGGAGTATTTGGTGGAAAGTGTTGTTGGAGCTGGTGTCGTTTCATCCTTACGTGTGTAAACGGGTGTTTCTGATCCTGTGTTACGCGTGTGACGGGGATGTGTTCTGTCTGTAAATTGTTTCATCATATCGGATTGATCTGTTTGGATTGATTTCAAGAAATCAAGGAACAACTAAAGGGAACAATGGCACAATTCACACTCCTCTCTTAGTCCTGTTTCGAGATTTGGAAGTGAAATAGTGTACCCTCAAACTACAAGGATATTCAAGAAAAAGGTGTACTACTTGGGTGGCTTTCAATGCCTTTGCACAAGGAGAAGGAACTCTGGAGCGTAGCTCCATATGGAGCCAAAGGTCAAAAAACACCGGGACCACTACCCTTTCCCCATACAATAGTCTCAACGAACGGGTGGTTGGGGTCGTAGGGAGTTTTGCTGGGATTTCTGTGGTGTTTTGGTGTTTTAGCTCAAAATTGGACCCAATGTACTCAAAGCATAGAAAGGCAAGAAAAGGTCTCGCCCGTTGGTGTGCGTACGTCGTCTTCGCAGGCCACCGACGTCATCGTCTACGAAGCGCACGGCCGGTGCGGCGGTCGGTGCCGGCTTCGAAGTGGCAACCAAACGGCGCCCCTCTGCTACCTCACCCTGGACTCGCTCGCTACCCGTCACCATCTCCCGCCTGATCTCCTGCTCCCGTGCCGCCGATGCCGATTGCTGTACCGCACTGTCGTAGCCAGTCGTAGCCGTCCTATCGCCTTCGCCGCTGTCGCCGCCAATGGCGCTACGAGACCCACCTCCATGACCACCAGCACTAGGTTCGCCACTACCAAACCCATAATCCAGTTGGTCACCCTCTTGCTTGCCTCTACCAAGTGCTTTATCCGGGCTGCCCGCCAAGCCAGCATAATCCACCAAACCATCCTCCACAGCAGCGAGCTGATCGCGGTAGTCCTCGTCGTCGGCGTCCGCGCGCCCGACGGGGGCACCGTCCCGGGCCGGACCGGCTGCGTTACCTAGCTTCAGCAGATGGTGGATGTGCGTCTTCGATGAGGCTTCCTCCTCCTTGCCCTCCTCCTTGTCGGATACATATCTGGTTGGGATGGGTGAACATGCATTTAAAATTGCGTATTGGATGCAGTTAGAAGGAAGCGCTAAACTCACTCATCGACACCTTCCGAAACGAATTCCGAAAGAGCACCGAGACCCGTCTCGATCTGTTGCATCAGGGTGGATGGTTTGCCTCGTGCAATCTCAGCATCACTGAGACCTCGGCTTTGCTGTCGCGCCGTGACCTCCTTGTCTGCTTCGGctgggaaaaaagaaaattaaagaGGAAAAATATCGATTAGTTATTCGTAATTCGGTACAGCAGAGAgacaccaataaaacaaaattaatggTTTTATGCAATTATTTGAAATTATGGCTAAATTAAATagtttaatttctttttattgCATGTTTGATAGTGTAAAAGTCGCACAGTTACGATTGAACAGTTTCAAACCTTTTCAGTgctaaaaaaagcacaaactaAGATTAACTAGAGCATTCAGACTGTACTCAAGCCAGAAACCCTCAAAGGAAGTGATCCTCATTTCCCCCAGCAATGTTCACTCTCCATTCCTTACAACCGTTCCACAAATTGAACATTCCAGCACACTCATAAAGCTGGCTCTCAACACGCCGATGAAAGTGAATTTGCACAATCTTAATCAACGCAAATCACTTTAACCTCATATCTCCGGATGATGAAACACTTTCCGAACGGGTTCAACCGTACGAGCAGGTTCGTTCGCGCCTTGCCACGCTAGAAACACGTTTGGCAAAGTCTGCGGCGATGCGCTGAAAGTGGATCCGTTGCTATTCCTGTTTTTACAGTTTGCTCCAATTACCGATAAGATTTGCCCGGATCGGGCACAGGCCTACGCCAATCGTTTCTTCGATCTAGATTCTATTCCGTGCCGAACGGGTCAGATGGATGGTGTGGCTGTTCATTTCGGGGAAAAACCTTTGACGGCGGGATGCTCTCGAAAGGCTAGATAGGAAGTGTGGCAGTGGATGGTCGGAAAAAAGCAAATGAATGCGAGATGGCACCGAAGGCTGAATAGGCTTGACAAACCGGTTAGTGTCCGGTTGTGGGTCATTGTGGTGAATCTATGAAAGTGGCTTCATCTTGAACTGTCATCAGTATATCATGCTCGGAAGTAATAATGTTCCTCGATATTAGAAAGGAGGTTCGTTGTTTGCAATAACGTTAAAGTTTTTCGTTATGAGTTTTATAAATGCTAGAATGCAGTAGATTTTTTCCtaatacttttaatttgcctaAACAGTCTAAATAAAATCATACTTTTTCAAGTCGAAATGTTTCCTATTTCATAGTTCAAGAATGTTTCAGTACCTTATATCCTAACAGGTTTTGATTGAATACTCCAACGAAAGACATTCACTTGGTGTGCATATTTCAATTCCTGTGTCCTCGATCAAGCTTTCCCAAGCTCTTCAAGT comes from the Anopheles coluzzii chromosome 2, AcolN3, whole genome shotgun sequence genome and includes:
- the LOC120952029 gene encoding uncharacterized protein LOC120952029 isoform X1 — its product is MISIGRRNERRPMAVGLVWIVLIGVAVAAQEQGANVKVEKSATVDSSALLEAALCAVKPNPGQCVRQQAARVLGNWEDILNAKKMEMLAEADKEVTARQQSRGLSDAEIARGKPSTLMQQIETGLGALSEFVSEGVDEYVSDKEEGKEEEASSKTHIHHLLKLGNAAGPARDGAPVGRADADDEDYRDQLAAVEDGLVDYAGLAGSPDKALGRGKQEGDQLDYGFGSGEPSAGGHGGKRKGKKKKTFMKLFILGAALKAKIELLLKILSFKLQLKFFAVALIGLLINIARFWIDFKKQPSPQKVIYYEHAQHQHHYDDHGDGDFGGYWKRSLHNVHDDEGPSYPGGHDRAERYDEPYLYRNPKYTPSTNHYAPQLADPHAMAYQQQRPY